The Streptomyces sp. NBC_00510 genomic interval TTGGAGCTGGGGTCGGTGATCGCCGAGGGCTCGGCCGCGACGGGCACGCCGCCGTTGTTGCCGAGGGTGTTCTGGATCCCCTTCTTCATCGTGATGTCGATGAAGTCGTAGGCCAGCTGCTTGTTCTTGGCGTTCTTCGGGACGACCCAGAGGTTGCCGCCCGAGCCGAGGGTCATCTTGGACTCAGGGAAGAGGAACGAGCCCCACTGGAACTTGTTCTCGTCACGGAAGCGGCCGTACCACCAGCTGCCCGAGAAGAAGATCGGGGACTTGCCGCCGATGAAGGAGACGCCGGCATCCTCGGCCTTGGCGCCGCTGCTCGTCTTGGCGATGTAGCCCTTCTTCACCCAGTCCGACAGGGTGTTGGCGGCGTACGTCCAGGCGGCGTCGTGGAAGTCCGCCTTGCCCTTGTAGAGCTCGAAGGAGTCGACCCAGCTGCGGTCGGCCTTGGTCAGGGCCAGCTGGTACAGGTACTGGTGGGCCGGGTACTCGGCGCCGCCATTGGCGAGCGGGGTGATGCCCTTGGCCTTGAAGGCGGCGAGCGCCTGCTCGAACTCGTTGAACGTGGTCGGGACCTTCACGCCGTTCTTCGCGAAGAGGTCCTTGTTGTAGTACACCATCGTGTACTCACCGAAGTTCGGGATGCCGTACCAGTTACCGGAGCCCATGACGCCCTTGGCGTCGTAGCGGCTGGTGGTGGTGACGCTGGGGCTGAGCAGCTTGTCCCAGCCGTACTTGGTGACCTGCGGGGTGAGGTCGGTCAGCAGGCCCTGCTTGGCCAGCAGGCCGGCCGTGGCGTTGCCCTTGTTGTACTCCATGAGGTCAGGGGCGTTGCTGGAGTTGAGCACCATCGAGGCGGTCTTCTGGATCTGCTCGAAGCCCTTGGCCTCGAACTCGACCTTGACGCCCGGGTGGGTCTTCTTGAACTCCTCTATCGCCTGGTTCCAGGCGATGCCCATGGCACTGTTCGGGGCTTCGTAGTGCCAGAGCTTCAGCGTCTTGCCGTCGCCCTCCGCACCCCCGTCCGAGCTTCCGCACGAAGTGATGAGCATGGCGCCCGCAAGGGCAGCTGCTGCGAGAGCCAGCGGTCTGCGCACCTTCAACATTGAAGTGACCTCCACCTGGGCCGAACGAGTGAGGCGTCCATCGAATGGTTTCGATGCGACGCGTCGAAGCGCTTCGACGCAGGACCGTATGCAGCGATCGCGGATATGTCAATGGTGTTAACAAATCGCCGACCAGCGATTTTTGAAGCGTTACCGACGCGCAACAGCTGCGCGACATGCGACGGATGCCCGGAGTGACCACATGGGGACGCAGCGGTGTCGACGGAGGGGCGGAAGCGCTTGACAGCGAATCGGATTCACCTCTTCCGGATTTCGGCGTGAATTTCCCCTACACCCCAGTGGCATCACTCGCCCCTTCCGCCACATTTGTCACATCAGCCCCTGTGGTCACGGGGGACTCGCTGCGGCAGGGGTCGCCTCGCGGCCTCAACCAGCCTGCTCCGACGACCCGTTGGGTGGCCGCTGACGCAACGGAAGCTGTGCGGTACGCACGGTTGAAAGGGCGTCACGGCAGAGCAAAAGATACCAATATGCACTTTTTGTCGGATCCCTTTGACGGGCGGCACAAAACGCGCCTACCGTTCATATAGGGACGTCTTCAACTACAGATGTCTGTTCCGGCGTTCCACGTCCGTGAGGTGCGTCCGCACCAGACGCCCGCACCCCCATCTGCGCCGGGATCACGCGCACGATCCGGCGCGACGGCGGTCCGCTCCACGCGGACCGCGACCCGAAGTCCAGATCCCCGAAGGGGGAGTCATGCGCACGCTTACCATCCGCAGGATCGCCGCCGCCGCCGCGGTGGCGCCCCTGCTCGCCTTCGCCGGAGCCACCGCGGCCAGCGCGGCGACGCCACAGACAGCACCCACCACCGCGCAGTCCGTCGTCGACCACGGCGGCGGCTGGGGCGGCGGACACGGCGGCGGCCACGGCGGCGGCCACGGCGGCT includes:
- a CDS encoding extracellular solute-binding protein, coding for MLKVRRPLALAAAALAGAMLITSCGSSDGGAEGDGKTLKLWHYEAPNSAMGIAWNQAIEEFKKTHPGVKVEFEAKGFEQIQKTASMVLNSSNAPDLMEYNKGNATAGLLAKQGLLTDLTPQVTKYGWDKLLSPSVTTTSRYDAKGVMGSGNWYGIPNFGEYTMVYYNKDLFAKNGVKVPTTFNEFEQALAAFKAKGITPLANGGAEYPAHQYLYQLALTKADRSWVDSFELYKGKADFHDAAWTYAANTLSDWVKKGYIAKTSSGAKAEDAGVSFIGGKSPIFFSGSWWYGRFRDENKFQWGSFLFPESKMTLGSGGNLWVVPKNAKNKQLAYDFIDITMKKGIQNTLGNNGGVPVAAEPSAITDPSSKELIENFNKVSDQDGLAFYPDWPVPGFYDVLVSATQKLITGSGTPDQVLDELQKAYDAGAPTS